The following are from one region of the Geothermobacter ehrlichii genome:
- a CDS encoding TatD family nuclease-associated radical SAM protein: protein MSLPPLIDTHAHLDSGQFRDDLNEVLQRASDNGIQHIITIGCDLESSRINCRLAENNSRLSAAVGIHPHDAASLDDAAIATLRQLAAKPGVVAIGEIGLDYYRDRSPRDSQRRAFRRQLRLARELGLPVIVHDRDAHEDVIAILEEEDAGSIGGVMHCFSGDQALARACIDLGFYISFAGPVTYPKNEALREVARMVPTEHLLIETDCPYLSPQPCRGRRNEPAHMRMTAETIAEVKGLSLEDIARITSVNAHRLFGIGQVDQKARIAYAIRNSLYLNITNRCTNACRFCAKFRDFQVKGHQLRLDREPTFDEVVAAIGDPTAYDEVVFCGYGEPLLRLDLVREVACWLKERGVKVRINTDGQANLVHGRNILPELAGLVDAISVSLNAADAATYQQWCQSRFGEKAFAAVQEFLRQAAACIPEVTATAVTLPGIDIDACRALARQLGVTFRQREYNEVG from the coding sequence ATGTCCCTGCCCCCGCTGATTGATACCCACGCCCACCTCGACAGCGGCCAGTTCCGCGACGATCTGAACGAGGTGCTGCAGCGCGCGTCGGACAACGGCATCCAGCACATCATCACCATCGGCTGCGACCTGGAAAGTTCCCGCATCAACTGCCGGCTGGCGGAAAACAACAGCCGGCTTTCCGCCGCCGTCGGCATCCATCCGCACGACGCGGCCTCCCTGGACGACGCTGCCATCGCCACCCTGCGCCAGCTGGCAGCAAAACCGGGAGTGGTCGCCATCGGCGAAATCGGCCTCGACTACTACCGCGACCGGTCACCGCGCGACAGCCAGCGCCGTGCCTTCCGCCGGCAGCTGCGGCTGGCCAGGGAGCTGGGCCTGCCGGTCATCGTCCACGACCGCGACGCGCACGAGGACGTCATCGCCATCCTCGAAGAGGAAGACGCCGGCAGTATCGGCGGGGTGATGCACTGTTTCAGCGGCGACCAGGCACTGGCGCGGGCCTGCATCGACCTCGGCTTCTACATCTCCTTCGCCGGTCCGGTGACCTATCCGAAAAACGAGGCCTTGCGCGAGGTGGCGCGCATGGTCCCGACCGAACATCTGCTGATCGAAACCGACTGTCCCTACCTCAGCCCGCAGCCCTGCAGAGGCAGACGCAACGAGCCGGCCCACATGCGCATGACGGCCGAAACCATCGCCGAGGTCAAGGGTCTGAGCCTGGAGGATATCGCCCGCATCACCAGCGTCAACGCCCACCGGCTGTTCGGTATCGGCCAGGTCGACCAGAAGGCGCGCATCGCCTACGCGATTCGCAACTCCCTGTACCTCAACATTACCAACCGCTGCACCAACGCCTGCCGTTTCTGCGCTAAATTCAGGGATTTTCAGGTCAAGGGGCACCAGCTGCGACTCGACCGCGAACCGACCTTCGACGAGGTGGTCGCCGCCATCGGCGACCCGACCGCCTACGACGAAGTCGTCTTCTGCGGCTATGGCGAGCCCCTGTTGCGGCTCGACCTGGTCAGGGAAGTGGCCTGCTGGTTGAAAGAGCGCGGCGTAAAGGTCCGCATCAACACCGACGGCCAGGCCAACCTGGTCCATGGGCGCAACATCCTGCCCGAGCTTGCCGGACTGGTCGACGCGATCTCGGTTTCGCTCAACGCCGCCGACGCGGCGACCTACCAGCAGTGGTGCCAGTCCAGATTCGGCGAGAAAGCGTTCGCCGCCGTGCAGGAGTTTCTGCGCCAGGCCGCCGCCTGCATTCCGGAAGTGACGGCGACCGCGGTCACCCTGCCCGGCATCGACATCGACGCCTGCCGCGCCTTGGCCAGGCAACTGGGCGTCACCTTTCGGCAAAGGGAGTACAACGAAGTGGGCTGA
- a CDS encoding PilZ domain-containing protein: protein MADNRTQPRHRKRIQVRYGVEHPSRIAFTEDVSDEGFFIRSALVQKPGTILQVEMITPEGEVVLLEGRIRWAKKVPPNLLARVKGGMGIKIRSFHQGEEAYRRLCQTLRERLA from the coding sequence ATGGCGGACAACAGAACACAGCCGAGACATCGCAAGCGGATTCAGGTGCGTTACGGGGTCGAGCATCCGAGCCGCATTGCGTTTACCGAAGACGTATCCGACGAGGGATTTTTCATCAGGTCCGCCCTGGTGCAGAAACCGGGCACCATCCTGCAGGTGGAGATGATCACCCCCGAGGGTGAGGTCGTGCTTCTCGAAGGAAGAATTCGCTGGGCGAAGAAGGTGCCGCCCAATCTCCTGGCCCGGGTGAAGGGGGGGATGGGCATCAAGATCCGCTCCTTCCACCAGGGAGAGGAAGCCTACCGCAGGCTCTGTCAGACGTTGCGCGAACGGCTCGCCTGA
- the era gene encoding GTPase Era: MNEYDSGGFRSGFAALVGRPNVGKSTLLNRILGQKIAITSPKPQTTRNRILGIHHMPQAQILFLDTPGVHRSFGNKLNRYMVEQALSALDEVDVVLLLVEADRPAELEPQIRRSLETAKKPVLLVLNKIDRVAPPELLLLIDDWQKLYSFAEIVPVSALTGENVDRLVSVVTGYLPEGPPLYPEDMVTDLPERFLVAEMVREQVLKKLQQEIPYGVAVRVESFEEEPDRDLVVIHAVIHVERDSHKRIVVGKGGAMIREIGRNARRDIERLLGTRVFLQLFVRVDRNWTQSDRLLREFGYE; this comes from the coding sequence ATGAACGAATATGATAGCGGGGGCTTTCGCAGTGGTTTTGCCGCCCTGGTCGGCAGGCCAAATGTCGGCAAGTCGACCCTGCTCAATCGCATCCTCGGCCAGAAGATCGCCATCACCTCGCCGAAGCCGCAGACCACCCGCAACCGGATACTGGGCATTCACCACATGCCGCAGGCCCAGATCCTGTTTCTCGACACGCCGGGGGTGCATCGTTCCTTCGGCAACAAGCTCAACCGCTACATGGTGGAGCAGGCGCTGTCGGCGCTGGATGAGGTCGATGTGGTGCTGCTGCTGGTCGAGGCGGACCGGCCGGCAGAACTCGAGCCGCAGATCCGCCGTTCACTCGAAACGGCGAAAAAGCCGGTGCTGCTGGTTCTGAACAAGATCGACCGGGTGGCGCCGCCGGAGCTGCTTCTGCTGATCGACGACTGGCAAAAGCTTTATTCCTTCGCCGAGATCGTCCCCGTCTCAGCCCTGACCGGGGAGAATGTCGACCGGCTGGTTTCGGTGGTGACCGGCTATCTGCCGGAAGGGCCGCCGCTCTATCCCGAGGACATGGTGACCGATCTGCCCGAGCGGTTTCTGGTGGCCGAGATGGTCCGTGAACAGGTGCTGAAGAAGCTTCAGCAGGAGATTCCTTATGGCGTCGCGGTACGGGTCGAAAGCTTTGAGGAAGAGCCCGACCGCGACCTGGTCGTCATTCACGCCGTCATCCACGTGGAGCGGGATTCGCACAAGCGGATCGTTGTCGGCAAGGGCGGGGCGATGATTCGCGAAATCGGCCGCAACGCCCGTCGGGACATCGAGCGGCTGCTGGGGACCAGGGTCTTTCTGCAGCTTTTCGTCCGGGTTGACCGGAACTGGACGCAGTCGGACCGGTTGTTGCGCGAATTCGGGTACGAATGA
- the metG gene encoding methionine--tRNA ligase → MEKTFYITTPIYYVNDVPHIGHAYTTVACDVLARYKKARGYQVFYLTGTDEHGQKVEKAAIAQGETPLELADRVMQRFQSLWEKLNIANTDFIRTSQERHKKGVRRLFEIIKAKGDIYLGEYEDWYCTPCETFWTETQLIDGNCPDCGRPTEKLKEESYFFRMSKYQDALLEHIEKHPDFIQPRTRRNEIISFIKEGLRDLSISRTTFSWGIPVPGNDRHVIYVWFDALTNYITAIGYPDDPDGNFARFWPVDVHVIGKDILRFHTVYWPTFLLAAGVPLPKKVFAHGWWTVEGQKMSKSLRNVVEPNMLVDKYGVDPIRYFLLREVPFGLDGDFSHAALIHRINSDLANDLGNLLSRTTSMVHKYFGGTLPAPEAPEQIDRKLVEQTVPAVIADVDRHMNDLAFNKALIAIWELISAGNKYIDETTPWTLAKDENRRQRLGTVMYNLMELQRLVALLLAPFMPDTAATILRTLGDESADTTLEGRDSWGLLEPGTAIVKAPPLFPRIETD, encoded by the coding sequence ATGGAAAAGACCTTCTACATCACGACACCGATCTACTACGTGAATGATGTCCCCCACATCGGTCACGCCTACACCACCGTCGCCTGCGACGTGCTCGCCCGCTACAAGAAGGCCCGCGGCTACCAGGTCTTCTACCTGACCGGAACCGACGAGCACGGCCAGAAGGTGGAGAAGGCGGCCATCGCCCAGGGCGAAACCCCGCTCGAACTGGCCGACCGCGTCATGCAGCGGTTCCAGAGCCTGTGGGAAAAACTGAACATCGCCAACACCGACTTCATCCGCACCTCCCAGGAACGGCACAAGAAGGGCGTGCGGCGCCTTTTCGAGATCATCAAGGCCAAGGGCGACATCTACCTCGGCGAATACGAGGACTGGTACTGCACCCCCTGCGAAACCTTCTGGACCGAAACCCAACTGATTGACGGTAACTGCCCGGACTGCGGCCGGCCGACGGAAAAGCTGAAGGAAGAATCGTACTTCTTCCGCATGAGCAAATACCAGGACGCCCTGCTGGAGCACATCGAAAAGCATCCCGACTTCATCCAGCCCAGGACCCGGCGCAACGAAATCATCAGCTTCATCAAGGAGGGACTGCGCGACCTTTCGATCTCCCGCACCACCTTCAGCTGGGGCATCCCCGTCCCCGGCAACGACCGGCATGTCATCTACGTCTGGTTCGACGCCCTGACCAACTACATCACCGCCATCGGCTATCCGGACGACCCCGACGGCAATTTCGCCCGCTTCTGGCCGGTCGACGTCCATGTCATCGGCAAGGACATCCTCCGCTTCCATACCGTCTACTGGCCCACCTTCCTGCTGGCGGCAGGGGTGCCGCTGCCGAAGAAGGTCTTCGCCCACGGCTGGTGGACGGTCGAGGGGCAGAAGATGAGCAAGAGCCTGCGCAACGTTGTCGAGCCGAACATGCTGGTCGACAAGTACGGCGTCGACCCCATCCGCTATTTCCTGCTGCGCGAGGTGCCCTTCGGACTGGACGGCGACTTCTCCCACGCCGCCCTGATACACCGCATCAATTCCGATCTGGCCAACGATCTGGGCAACCTGCTCAGCCGCACCACCTCGATGGTGCACAAGTACTTCGGCGGCACCCTCCCCGCCCCGGAAGCTCCCGAACAGATCGACCGCAAGCTGGTGGAGCAGACAGTGCCGGCGGTCATCGCCGATGTCGACCGGCACATGAACGATCTCGCCTTCAACAAGGCGCTGATCGCCATCTGGGAGCTGATCAGCGCCGGCAACAAATACATCGACGAAACCACGCCCTGGACCCTGGCCAAGGACGAAAACCGGAGACAGCGGCTGGGGACCGTCATGTACAACCTGATGGAGCTGCAGCGGCTGGTCGCCCTGCTGCTGGCGCCCTTCATGCCCGACACCGCAGCTACCATCCTCAGGACCCTGGGCGACGAGTCCGCCGACACGACCCTCGAGGGACGGGACAGCTGGGGACTGCTCGAGCCGGGTACGGCGATCGTCAAGGCCCCCCCCTTGTTCCCGCGCATCGAAACCGACTAG
- a CDS encoding elongator complex protein 3 gives MKIYPFFIPGQGCPSRCVYCRQELFAGAGAPPSPAEVAATLERWLPRRGEGEIAYFGGSFSLLPPERQQAYLEVAAAFVDAGRCSGIRISTHPLGLGAETLRLLRRFRVTTVEVGCQSFDDEVLRQARRGHDAATAIDGLSRLGRSGFRVGVQLMPGLPGGSSAEALDSLRTALDLPVDFFRFYPTVVLPGTPLAQRWRQGEYRPWDLDEAVDCCARMYLLCLRAGVPVIRMGVPPLDLSPLAGPWHPAFGQLVKSRLWYHVLAAVLPRHAERQVAVSPDELSDAQGHGRSNLSALERRCGLWRLVTDAAVPAGRFRIGSRIYNLADVETDWS, from the coding sequence GTGAAGATCTACCCGTTTTTCATCCCGGGGCAGGGCTGCCCCTCGCGTTGCGTCTACTGTCGGCAGGAGCTCTTTGCCGGCGCTGGCGCGCCGCCTTCTCCGGCAGAGGTCGCCGCCACCCTGGAGCGCTGGCTTCCGCGGCGGGGAGAGGGAGAAATCGCCTATTTCGGCGGCAGCTTCAGCCTGTTGCCGCCGGAAAGACAGCAGGCCTACCTGGAGGTCGCCGCCGCCTTTGTCGACGCCGGCCGGTGCTCCGGCATCAGGATCTCGACGCACCCGCTGGGACTCGGGGCGGAAACCCTCCGCCTTCTTCGCCGATTCCGGGTGACCACGGTTGAAGTCGGCTGCCAGAGTTTCGACGATGAGGTGCTGAGGCAGGCGAGGCGTGGTCATGATGCCGCGACTGCCATCGACGGGCTTTCCCGTCTTGGCCGCTCTGGTTTCAGGGTCGGTGTGCAGCTCATGCCGGGGCTGCCGGGCGGCAGTTCGGCGGAGGCGCTCGATTCTCTGCGCACGGCGCTCGATTTGCCGGTGGATTTCTTTCGCTTCTATCCGACGGTGGTGCTTCCCGGCACGCCGCTGGCGCAGCGGTGGCGGCAGGGAGAGTACCGCCCCTGGGATCTGGACGAGGCGGTCGACTGCTGTGCCCGCATGTACCTGCTCTGCCTGCGGGCGGGGGTTCCGGTCATCCGCATGGGGGTGCCGCCGCTCGATCTCTCTCCTCTTGCCGGTCCTTGGCATCCGGCCTTCGGGCAGCTGGTCAAAAGCCGCCTGTGGTACCATGTTCTGGCGGCGGTGCTGCCCCGGCACGCCGAACGGCAGGTCGCCGTCAGCCCGGACGAGCTGAGTGACGCTCAGGGGCATGGCAGAAGCAATCTGAGCGCCCTGGAGCGACGTTGCGGATTGTGGCGCCTGGTGACGGATGCGGCGGTGCCGGCCGGCCGTTTCCGGATCGGGTCGCGTATTTACAACCTTGCAGACGTGGAGACGGACTGGTCATGA
- a CDS encoding EVE domain-containing protein, translating into MASGRNCWLMKSDPDYFSLDDLKNAPGGTTCRDGVRNHQARNLLRDRIRGGDGVLFQHSNIRWSAIGGIAQVGRGG; encoded by the coding sequence ATGGCTTCTGGCCGCAACTGCTGGCTGATGAAATCGGATCCGGACTATTTCAGTCTCGACGATCTGAAGAACGCTCCGGGCGGGACGACCTGCCGGGACGGTGTGCGCAACCATCAGGCGCGCAACCTGCTGCGCGACCGGATCCGGGGCGGCGACGGAGTTCTTTTCCAACACAGCAATATCCGGTGGTCGGCTATTGGCGGCATCGCGCAGGTGGGCAGAGGCGGGTAA
- the holB gene encoding DNA polymerase III subunit delta' produces MTFDQIIGHNRQKDILRRAIASGRLAHAYLFEGPEGVGKKLVALAVARAVYCHRKTGCGTCSACRKVDHNNHPDLHMVEPAGAGVKIDQIRELQRELAYRPLEGTKKICIIDQADTLNPAAGNALLKTLEEPPGEAMLILLASRPERLLTTIRSRCQRLPFRRLSREQIRDVLVDKLGLDETEAHIHAALSDGSFTRAFGRNREAFEALRREALQRLTSGNMTDALERLKLAEYLDARKDELDDILEIVQSFLRDVLHRRLGRPEEEIVNLDHLDEIDAMARRESLQGLLDKLTALVEARSQLERNINRHLAMNVLIQKLAA; encoded by the coding sequence ATGACCTTCGACCAGATCATTGGCCACAACCGCCAGAAAGACATTCTTCGCCGCGCCATTGCCTCCGGCAGGCTGGCGCACGCCTATCTGTTCGAAGGGCCGGAGGGAGTCGGAAAGAAGCTGGTCGCCCTGGCTGTCGCCAGAGCCGTCTACTGTCACAGAAAGACGGGTTGCGGAACCTGCTCCGCCTGCCGCAAGGTCGACCACAACAACCATCCCGATCTGCACATGGTCGAACCGGCGGGCGCGGGCGTCAAGATCGACCAGATCCGCGAGTTGCAGCGGGAACTGGCCTACCGTCCGCTGGAAGGAACAAAGAAGATCTGCATCATCGACCAGGCGGACACCCTCAACCCGGCCGCCGGCAACGCCCTGCTGAAAACCCTCGAGGAGCCACCCGGTGAAGCGATGCTGATCCTGCTGGCCTCCCGGCCCGAACGGCTGCTGACGACCATCCGCTCCCGCTGCCAGCGGCTGCCGTTCCGCCGGCTCTCCCGGGAACAGATCCGCGATGTTCTCGTCGACAAGCTCGGGCTGGACGAAACCGAGGCCCACATTCACGCCGCCCTGTCGGACGGCAGTTTCACCAGGGCCTTCGGCCGCAACCGGGAAGCCTTCGAGGCCCTGCGCCGGGAAGCTCTGCAACGTCTGACGTCCGGCAACATGACCGACGCCCTGGAGCGGCTGAAACTGGCCGAATATCTGGACGCCAGAAAGGACGAGCTCGACGACATTCTCGAAATCGTTCAGTCGTTTTTGCGCGACGTACTCCACCGCCGTCTCGGTCGGCCCGAGGAGGAAATCGTCAATCTCGACCACCTGGACGAAATCGACGCGATGGCCCGTCGCGAATCTCTGCAGGGGCTGCTGGACAAGCTGACGGCCCTGGTCGAAGCCCGCAGCCAGCTCGAACGCAACATCAATCGTCACCTGGCCATGAACGTTCTGATCCAGAAGCTGGCGGCATAA
- the rnc gene encoding ribonuclease III, giving the protein MISDNLEGFQQRLGYVFRDEGLLVKALTHKSYANEHREEGAMDNERLEFLGDAVLDLAVSQIIFHRQPRLAEGEMTRVRAEVVSERSLAAVARRLGIGEHIRLGRGEELTGGREKDSLLADAVEAVLGAIFLDGGFDHADRAVRRWMAGQILEASKEKSGLDAKTRLQELLQAREGRLPRYVLKGTEGPDHARLYHVEVQFDGEPIGEGRGRTKKQAEQRAARQALEKLADA; this is encoded by the coding sequence TTGATCAGCGACAATCTGGAAGGTTTTCAGCAGCGTCTCGGCTACGTTTTTCGTGACGAGGGACTTCTCGTCAAGGCTCTGACCCACAAGTCGTACGCCAACGAGCATCGGGAAGAGGGCGCGATGGACAATGAGCGCCTCGAGTTTCTCGGCGATGCCGTTCTCGATCTGGCGGTCAGCCAGATCATCTTTCACCGGCAGCCGCGTCTGGCCGAGGGGGAAATGACCCGTGTCAGGGCCGAAGTGGTCAGCGAAAGGAGTCTTGCCGCTGTCGCCCGCAGACTGGGGATCGGCGAGCATATCCGGCTCGGCCGCGGCGAAGAGCTGACCGGCGGCCGGGAGAAGGACAGCCTGCTAGCCGATGCCGTCGAGGCGGTTCTCGGCGCGATCTTTCTCGATGGCGGCTTCGACCACGCCGACCGGGCGGTGCGCCGCTGGATGGCCGGACAGATCCTGGAGGCCTCGAAGGAGAAGAGCGGTCTCGACGCCAAGACCCGTTTGCAGGAGCTGCTGCAGGCCAGGGAGGGGCGTCTGCCCCGCTATGTTCTCAAGGGCACCGAGGGGCCGGACCACGCCCGCCTCTACCATGTCGAGGTGCAGTTTGACGGCGAGCCGATTGGGGAGGGGCGGGGGCGCACCAAGAAGCAGGCCGAGCAGCGGGCCGCCAGGCAGGCCCTGGAGAAGCTGGCCGACGCCTAG
- a CDS encoding PSP1 domain-containing protein, which yields MRVVTIKFRPAGKRYDFNAQQFELAVGDRVVVETDRGRALGTVVLPVREVEESESPKELKNIIRLATEEDLKMAEVNAAREDEAYRFCLRRIEERQMPMKLVKAEYQFDGSKIIFFFTADGRVDFRELVKDLAHHFHTRIEMRQIGVRDEAKLVGGLGVCGRELCCCTFLTEFAPVSVKMAKEQGLALNPNKISGQCGRLLCCLSYEFETYCEHRKGLPKCGKKIEFNGQRVQVIDVNILRREMTLAMPDGQRIKLTAEQFEKGEITAPQPQAAQTREQAPESAPSPGETSRKQPEETDGGDKPKRRRRPRKRKKKTDGGDPPETQAKQAAPRQPQTPESDESRNTVRSEGDNKKKPRRRSRRRRRQPKASE from the coding sequence ATGCGTGTTGTCACCATAAAGTTTCGCCCTGCCGGCAAACGCTACGATTTCAACGCCCAGCAGTTCGAGCTCGCCGTCGGTGACCGGGTCGTGGTCGAGACGGACCGCGGCCGGGCCCTGGGTACCGTCGTTCTGCCGGTCAGGGAGGTCGAGGAAAGCGAATCGCCCAAGGAGCTGAAAAACATTATCCGCCTGGCCACCGAAGAGGATCTGAAAATGGCCGAAGTCAACGCTGCCCGCGAAGACGAGGCCTACAGGTTCTGCCTGCGCCGTATCGAAGAGCGGCAGATGCCGATGAAACTGGTCAAGGCGGAATACCAGTTCGACGGTTCGAAAATCATCTTCTTTTTCACCGCCGACGGCCGGGTCGATTTTCGCGAGCTGGTCAAGGATCTCGCCCATCATTTCCACACCCGCATCGAGATGCGCCAGATCGGCGTTCGCGACGAGGCCAAGCTGGTCGGCGGTCTCGGCGTCTGCGGCCGCGAACTGTGCTGCTGCACATTTCTGACCGAATTCGCCCCGGTGTCGGTCAAGATGGCCAAGGAGCAGGGGCTGGCCCTGAACCCGAACAAGATTTCCGGCCAGTGCGGCCGGTTGCTCTGCTGCCTTTCCTACGAATTCGAAACCTATTGCGAACATCGCAAGGGGCTGCCCAAGTGCGGCAAGAAGATCGAATTCAACGGCCAGCGGGTGCAGGTGATCGACGTCAACATCCTGCGCCGCGAAATGACCCTGGCCATGCCGGACGGCCAGCGGATCAAGCTGACCGCCGAACAGTTCGAAAAGGGAGAGATCACCGCGCCGCAGCCGCAGGCCGCCCAGACCAGGGAACAGGCGCCGGAGTCCGCCCCCTCCCCCGGCGAAACATCGCGCAAGCAGCCGGAGGAGACGGACGGAGGCGACAAACCGAAGCGCCGGCGGCGGCCGCGCAAGCGCAAGAAGAAGACAGACGGCGGCGACCCCCCGGAAACGCAGGCCAAGCAGGCCGCGCCCCGACAGCCGCAGACGCCGGAGAGCGACGAAAGCCGCAATACCGTCCGCAGCGAAGGCGACAACAAGAAAAAACCGAGGCGGCGAAGCCGTCGCAGACGCCGCCAGCCGAAGGCCAGCGAATAG
- the hcp gene encoding hydroxylamine reductase gives MFCYQCETAAKGIGCDKVGVCGKQPTTSDLQDLLVHALKGIGFWADLAREKGASDNAIDRFVIEALFTTVTNVDFDDDSVAKVIAEAVGYREQARALFEKANGGAYTGQIPEAAQNWEFPADRAAQLALAQLHGVKDPNVDADIQSIRSTILFGVKGYAAYADHAIILERESDEIYAFTHKALSKLLDDSLGLMDYVELALETGRINLLAMELLNKAHTDRYGHPVPTPVQLGTKAGKAILVSGHDLRFLEELLKQTEGKGINIYTHGEMLPAHGYPGLKKYAHLVGNFGGAWQDQYKEFQDFPGAIIFNTNCIQRPADNYKDRLFTWGRVQYPDVRHIDGWDFSEVIECALACDGFEDNPGKEILVGFGHNAVLGVADKVIEAVKSGAIKHFFLVGGCDGAKSGRNYYTEFAEKAPKDTVILTLACGKYRFNKMDFGDIGGIPRLLDVGQCNDAYSAVQIALALADAFDCGVNDLPLSMILSWYEQKAVAILLTLLHLGIKNIKLGPSLPAFITPNVLNFLVENYNIAPISTAEEDLKQILG, from the coding sequence ATGTTCTGTTACCAGTGTGAAACCGCGGCAAAGGGAATCGGGTGCGACAAGGTCGGGGTCTGCGGCAAGCAGCCCACCACCTCCGACCTGCAGGACCTGCTGGTCCATGCCCTGAAGGGGATCGGCTTCTGGGCCGACCTGGCCCGTGAAAAGGGGGCCAGCGACAACGCCATCGACCGCTTCGTCATCGAGGCCCTCTTCACCACCGTCACCAATGTCGATTTCGACGACGATTCGGTCGCCAAGGTCATCGCCGAAGCTGTCGGCTACCGCGAGCAGGCGCGCGCCCTGTTCGAAAAAGCAAATGGCGGCGCCTACACCGGCCAGATCCCGGAAGCCGCCCAGAACTGGGAGTTCCCCGCCGATCGCGCCGCCCAGCTCGCCTTGGCCCAGCTGCACGGCGTCAAGGATCCGAATGTCGACGCCGACATCCAGTCGATTCGCAGCACCATCCTGTTCGGCGTCAAGGGCTACGCCGCCTACGCCGACCACGCTATCATCCTCGAGCGCGAAAGCGATGAGATCTACGCCTTCACCCACAAGGCCCTGAGCAAGCTGCTCGACGACAGCCTCGGGCTGATGGACTATGTCGAACTCGCACTGGAAACCGGCCGCATCAACCTGTTGGCCATGGAGCTGCTCAACAAGGCCCATACCGACCGCTACGGCCATCCGGTACCAACCCCCGTCCAGCTCGGCACCAAGGCCGGCAAGGCGATCCTGGTCTCCGGCCACGATCTGCGTTTCCTCGAAGAACTGCTCAAGCAGACCGAAGGCAAGGGCATCAACATCTACACCCACGGCGAAATGCTGCCGGCCCACGGTTATCCCGGTCTGAAAAAATATGCCCACCTGGTCGGCAACTTCGGCGGCGCCTGGCAGGATCAGTACAAGGAGTTCCAGGACTTTCCCGGTGCCATCATCTTCAACACCAACTGCATCCAGCGTCCGGCCGACAACTACAAGGACCGGCTCTTTACCTGGGGGCGTGTGCAGTATCCCGACGTTCGTCACATCGACGGCTGGGATTTCTCCGAGGTGATCGAATGCGCCCTGGCCTGTGACGGCTTCGAGGACAACCCCGGCAAGGAGATCCTGGTCGGCTTCGGCCACAACGCAGTGCTCGGCGTCGCCGACAAGGTGATCGAGGCGGTCAAGTCCGGCGCCATCAAGCACTTCTTCCTGGTCGGCGGCTGCGACGGCGCCAAGTCGGGCCGCAACTACTACACCGAGTTCGCCGAAAAAGCCCCCAAGGATACGGTCATCCTCACCCTGGCCTGCGGCAAGTACCGCTTCAACAAGATGGATTTCGGCGACATCGGCGGCATTCCGCGCCTGCTCGACGTCGGTCAGTGCAACGACGCCTATTCGGCGGTGCAAATCGCCCTGGCCCTGGCCGACGCCTTCGACTGCGGCGTCAACGACCTGCCGCTGTCGATGATCCTCTCCTGGTACGAGCAGAAAGCGGTCGCCATTCTGCTGACCCTGCTCCACCTGGGGATCAAGAACATCAAGCTCGGTCCCTCGCTGCCGGCCTTCATCACGCCCAACGTGCTGAACTTTTTGGTCGAAAACTACAACATCGCTCCGATCAGCACCGCAGAAGAGGACCTGAAGCAGATTCTCGGCTGA